Proteins encoded by one window of Cuniculiplasma divulgatum:
- a CDS encoding zinc ribbon domain-containing protein, translating to MNTEIKNLLSLGLYISAALIIISAIFHLIVGLFVGSFGAGFLTFYSSPLLLSFVFLFIFLTIIGLAIGFSILNMGRKLRIDTESFNWTRLIIISVVAIIIANGFLIGALLALVIGIVGYADSRNLLNLPSLEGGLVGKRVCQKCGFVNSGTAKFCSSCGNQFNID from the coding sequence ATGAATACTGAAATTAAAAATCTCTTATCACTTGGCCTTTATATTTCAGCGGCACTGATAATTATTTCTGCAATATTCCATTTAATTGTGGGACTATTTGTAGGGTCTTTTGGGGCAGGGTTTTTAACTTTTTATAGCAGTCCCCTCCTGCTTTCTTTTGTTTTTCTGTTTATTTTTTTAACTATTATTGGTTTAGCGATTGGTTTTTCTATCCTGAATATGGGTAGAAAGTTGAGAATTGACACAGAATCCTTTAACTGGACTAGACTCATAATTATTTCAGTGGTCGCAATTATAATCGCAAATGGTTTTCTCATAGGGGCTTTGTTGGCACTTGTAATTGGTATAGTTGGTTACGCTGACTCCAGGAACCTTTTGAATTTACCATCCCTAGAAGGAGGTTTAGTAGGTAAACGAGTTTGTCAAAAGTGTGGTTTTGTTAATTCAGGAACTGCCAAGTTTTGTTCCTCTTGCGGAAATCAATTCAACATAGATTGA
- a CDS encoding ATP-binding cassette domain-containing protein: MAKGKCIVLMGENGVGKTTLIRIICGLLSQDQGKISSKGKISYLPEVSFIYPYLTARESIDLFSNFGNVMYDTDLLLDMLKLPKDSKTLSKDYSKGTKRKTSMGMVMSTESDLFVMDEHIMNLGIISVTMLLHFSFLTMLIFQIIGSN; encoded by the coding sequence ATAGCGAAGGGAAAATGTATAGTATTAATGGGAGAAAACGGTGTTGGCAAGACTACCTTAATCAGAATAATTTGCGGATTGCTAAGTCAAGATCAGGGAAAAATTAGTTCCAAAGGTAAAATTTCATACTTGCCAGAAGTGTCCTTCATATATCCATATTTAACAGCCCGCGAATCCATAGATTTATTTTCAAATTTCGGGAATGTAATGTATGATACCGATTTGTTATTAGATATGCTTAAGTTGCCAAAGGATTCCAAAACTCTATCAAAAGACTATTCCAAAGGAACAAAAAGAAAGACTTCAATGGGAATGGTGATGTCAACAGAATCTGATCTATTTGTAATGGATGAGCACATTATGAACCTGGGCATTATTTCTGTGACAATGTTACTACATTTTTCATTTCTAACAATGTTAATTTTTCAAATTATTGGGTCGAATTAG
- a CDS encoding ATP-binding protein has translation MILKDTLRRIVNEQRQQIVSKQNSVKREILDQIPLDLHYAIIISGIRRVGKSTLLQQLLTKLPDFYYFNFEDSRLINFEPADFEKLNQIMAEEYGTSKFYIFDEIQNIKGWEVFVRSMLDNGKQFFITGSNASLLSRELGTRLTGRHINIELFPFSFTEWLSFFKKERALKTFNDYFQNGGLPQYLKYGQNSILQELLLDVLYRDIVARHNIRDAKSLQELALYLLGNVSNEFSYNTLKKLFNFGSVNTPISYISYMEDSYLLFTVQKFDYSLKKQAVNEKKIYAIDNGLVLCNSTSLSSEKGRMLENLVFITLHRKYHDIYYFKGKRECDFVVMENKKINMVIQVCYELTDDNKDREVEGLVEAMSFFKLEKGLILTYNQEDEFYVVKKYVDVKPIWKWL, from the coding sequence GTGATCTTAAAGGACACACTAAGAAGGATAGTAAATGAACAGAGACAGCAGATAGTTTCGAAACAGAACAGTGTAAAGAGAGAGATTCTAGATCAAATACCTCTTGATCTGCATTATGCCATAATCATATCAGGAATAAGGAGAGTGGGAAAAAGCACACTACTTCAGCAGCTGTTAACTAAATTACCAGACTTTTATTATTTCAATTTTGAGGATTCAAGGCTTATTAATTTTGAGCCTGCAGATTTTGAAAAATTAAATCAGATTATGGCTGAAGAGTATGGAACATCTAAATTTTATATATTTGACGAAATCCAGAATATAAAAGGCTGGGAGGTTTTTGTAAGATCAATGTTAGACAATGGGAAGCAATTTTTTATCACTGGATCTAACGCTTCACTGCTAAGTCGAGAACTTGGAACCAGGTTGACAGGGAGACACATAAATATTGAACTGTTTCCATTTTCTTTTACGGAATGGTTGAGTTTTTTTAAAAAAGAAAGAGCGCTAAAGACATTTAATGATTACTTTCAAAACGGAGGTTTACCACAGTATCTAAAGTATGGCCAGAATTCAATTCTTCAGGAACTTCTTCTTGATGTATTATACAGGGATATAGTTGCCAGGCACAATATAAGAGATGCGAAATCACTTCAGGAGCTCGCTTTATATCTACTTGGGAACGTGTCAAATGAATTTTCATATAACACTTTGAAGAAACTGTTTAACTTCGGCTCAGTAAACACTCCTATTTCGTATATATCCTATATGGAGGATAGCTATCTCCTTTTCACAGTACAAAAATTTGATTACTCCTTAAAAAAACAGGCAGTTAATGAAAAAAAGATTTACGCAATTGACAACGGTCTTGTCTTATGTAATTCCACATCGCTGTCATCTGAGAAGGGAAGAATGCTAGAAAATCTGGTGTTCATAACACTTCATAGAAAATACCATGACATTTACTATTTCAAGGGGAAAAGAGAATGTGATTTTGTTGTAATGGAAAATAAGAAAATCAATATGGTAATTCAGGTGTGTTACGAATTAACAGATGACAATAAGGATAGAGAGGTAGAAGGTCTTGTGGAGGCCATGTCATTTTTCAAACTTGAGAAAGGGCTCATATTAACTTATAACCAGGAAGATGAGTTTTATGTGGTAAAGAAGTATGTAGACGTTAAACCCATTTGGAAATGGTTGTAA
- a CDS encoding FkbM family methyltransferase, whose translation MTIKSKVSTVLSIRKFTKNWVSIIFMMIKGKETAIFLRTGQNLYDVKDPYGLINLLSLEWEILEFDNTFVVLKNLSGVKLKCRLREGFDFGHIFEIFEKNTYPQNFKNSMVIDIGASTADSCIYFAINGANEVYGLEPMKESYELAVYNVMVNNLTSKVHIINAACSSKSGSVYLNVSSKNPNANSINQSKTVKGIGINFDSRILVDSISLKDIIYQYNLTKVDLLKMDCEGCEYEVFQNIEESDISIINNIILEFHDGIKFLPDLLKRHGFDVRYDHSKEVGILTAYRK comes from the coding sequence ATGACAATTAAATCAAAAGTATCAACTGTCCTCTCAATTAGGAAATTCACTAAAAATTGGGTGTCAATAATTTTTATGATGATTAAAGGCAAGGAGACAGCAATTTTTTTGCGCACTGGGCAAAATCTTTATGATGTAAAAGATCCCTATGGACTTATAAATCTGCTAAGCTTAGAGTGGGAAATTCTTGAATTTGACAACACATTTGTAGTTTTAAAAAATTTGAGTGGTGTTAAACTTAAGTGCCGTCTGAGAGAGGGATTTGACTTTGGCCACATTTTCGAGATTTTCGAAAAAAATACATACCCACAAAACTTTAAAAATTCTATGGTAATAGATATTGGAGCCTCAACAGCAGATTCTTGCATATATTTTGCTATTAACGGAGCAAATGAAGTTTATGGTTTAGAACCAATGAAAGAATCATACGAGTTAGCTGTATATAATGTTATGGTAAACAATCTAACAAGCAAAGTGCACATAATTAATGCAGCATGTTCAAGTAAATCGGGTAGCGTTTATCTGAACGTTTCCTCCAAAAATCCTAATGCTAACTCTATAAATCAATCAAAAACTGTAAAAGGAATTGGTATAAATTTCGATTCAAGAATACTAGTAGATTCTATCTCTTTGAAGGATATAATATACCAATACAATTTAACGAAAGTTGATCTTTTAAAGATGGACTGCGAAGGGTGTGAATATGAGGTATTCCAAAATATAGAAGAGAGTGATATTTCAATTATTAATAATATAATTCTTGAATTTCATGATGGAATCAAATTTTTACCAGATTTGCTCAAAAGACATGGATTTGATGTAAGGTATGATCATTCGAAAGAAGTAGGCATTTTAACTGCATATCGCAAATAA
- a CDS encoding transposase, with amino-acid sequence MTEKFTVEQKERIVIESFIATNIAELCRRHDVSVAQFHRLKERFLEGGREGFGESSKGDEYQKEIDDLKRLVGDQALAIDALKKSRHGRK; translated from the coding sequence ATGACTGAGAAATTTACAGTTGAGCAGAAGGAACGGATTGTAATTGAATCATTTATAGCAACAAACATTGCTGAACTGTGCAGAAGGCATGATGTATCTGTTGCACAGTTCCACAGATTGAAGGAACGCTTCCTTGAAGGTGGAAGGGAGGGATTTGGAGAATCATCAAAGGGAGATGAATACCAGAAGGAGATTGACGATCTCAAGAGGCTTGTTGGTGATCAGGCACTTGCAATAGATGCTTTAAAAAAAAGTCGACATGGGAGGAAATAG
- a CDS encoding IS3 family transposase, with protein MAIEILRKEIPVARISRAMHIQRSSNYYRKTEGSGKRKSRISENMEAEIIRLSADRTTYGYRRIWALLRNSGIHVNIKTVRWIMRRNSLALPYAKHRNRTRRKDLTKPENINILWETDIHYVSTVHDGMVYLMSIKDCYSKKWISYEFSKTCTAKNCIKAAEKAYADRFPNGGMHNIILRTDNGPRYISREFRESMKLLGIRSEYIQKHTPEDNGDIESFHNSLKTDYIWVNDLKTIQDAENLMEYAFNDYNSVRPHSSIEYLPPD; from the coding sequence ATGGCCATTGAAATTCTCAGGAAAGAAATCCCAGTTGCAAGGATATCAAGGGCGATGCATATCCAAAGATCATCCAACTACTACAGAAAGACAGAGGGATCAGGAAAGAGGAAGTCAAGGATTTCAGAGAATATGGAAGCTGAGATCATCAGGTTATCAGCAGATCGAACAACCTACGGTTACAGGAGAATATGGGCACTTCTTAGGAATTCCGGCATTCATGTGAACATAAAGACTGTCAGATGGATCATGAGAAGAAATAGCCTTGCACTTCCATATGCAAAGCACAGGAACCGCACCAGAAGAAAGGATCTCACAAAGCCCGAGAACATAAACATTCTCTGGGAAACAGACATCCATTATGTGAGCACAGTTCATGATGGAATGGTATATCTTATGTCCATCAAGGATTGTTACAGCAAGAAATGGATTTCCTATGAATTTTCAAAAACATGCACAGCAAAGAACTGCATTAAAGCAGCTGAGAAGGCCTATGCAGACAGGTTTCCCAATGGCGGAATGCACAATATCATTCTTAGAACTGACAATGGACCGCGTTATATATCCAGGGAGTTCAGGGAATCCATGAAATTGCTTGGAATAAGATCGGAATACATACAGAAGCACACTCCTGAGGACAATGGAGATATTGAATCGTTCCACAATTCACTGAAGACGGATTACATCTGGGTTAACGATCTGAAAACAATTCAGGACGCAGAGAATCTGATGGAATATGCATTTAATGATTATAATAGTGTGAGACCACATTCATCCATTGAATATCTTCCACCGGATTAG
- a CDS encoding DUF2079 domain-containing protein, protein MNSTLSRKLRFLFCNDKRDIRYISILVVVYIVNVAGWSYLALFRLYHVYSAVFDLGTFAESIWLPLHTNPTFKVLLYNIFYVSIIPYFLSPLSLFGGLKIILIVQTFFIWATALPLYFISRKFNISPVLSLLISISYFLYFPIAGINWFDVHNQAFFPFFFVISYMLYLYGYRKASLTFFMITALIKWPYGIFVALFAFYELVSYIYKRNKNADNKKLIYLLMLFVFSVSALIFGYSISFIGGHVSASLIHANASTGAYQLGSVSITFVMILAPLFFLPLFSKRWILFLIPFSALMFIARNPIYFFPDIYTDQYLSMLVPFLFLGLIDVISRRNDADYKLTIPQKRLRKIYNRVRTNQTTKTVLSILIFLVLFSLVFQPWSPYVNDNGYINWYRDNPYDNFNTYTYLKEETGMIPRSNPYVLAPNNIPEVYPRALVGGPYHVGQFVMGAPSPVFLNITLRDAVNNTFPFIASGGHIVYVPMDYAISTITNAVSFVKSGYQSIVQIMDIMLLSGKYGIMAEANGTIALERNYTYPPALYIPMNRYIGVTLGDSPTANIAKSNSLIFSNISAGSTLWYGGTNYYPGTYNDTLNFISYPESYGNISVTVMLNGTDVSEKYINIHNNLAKECHDISFNQVINNINLNTGYYYFIIKSNGFTGKIAFKGINEKEVSYKW, encoded by the coding sequence ATGAATTCCACGCTATCTAGAAAATTAAGATTTCTTTTTTGTAACGATAAAAGAGATATTAGATATATATCAATACTTGTGGTAGTTTACATAGTAAATGTTGCAGGTTGGTCTTATTTGGCTTTATTTAGGCTTTATCATGTTTACAGTGCAGTCTTTGATCTTGGCACTTTCGCTGAAAGCATTTGGCTACCTCTTCACACAAACCCTACTTTTAAAGTTTTATTGTATAATATTTTTTATGTTTCGATTATCCCTTATTTCCTAAGTCCATTATCTTTGTTTGGAGGACTTAAGATTATTCTGATTGTTCAAACGTTTTTTATATGGGCTACTGCGTTGCCTCTTTACTTTATTTCTCGTAAGTTTAACATTTCCCCAGTTTTATCACTTCTTATTAGCATATCTTATTTCTTATATTTTCCTATAGCTGGAATAAATTGGTTTGATGTACACAATCAAGCCTTCTTCCCATTTTTCTTTGTTATATCTTATATGCTTTACCTATATGGTTACCGAAAAGCATCGTTAACTTTTTTTATGATCACCGCCCTAATCAAATGGCCATACGGTATTTTCGTTGCCCTTTTTGCCTTTTATGAACTAGTATCCTATATTTACAAGAGAAATAAAAATGCAGACAACAAAAAGTTGATTTACCTTTTAATGCTTTTTGTTTTTTCAGTTTCAGCTCTAATTTTTGGATATAGTATTTCTTTTATAGGTGGTCATGTATCTGCATCTTTAATTCATGCTAACGCTTCCACTGGAGCGTATCAACTAGGTAGTGTTTCAATAACCTTTGTAATGATTCTAGCTCCACTTTTTTTTCTGCCGTTGTTTTCTAAAAGATGGATTCTTTTTCTCATTCCATTTTCTGCGTTAATGTTTATAGCAAGAAATCCCATTTACTTTTTTCCCGATATATATACTGATCAGTATCTTTCTATGTTGGTTCCTTTTCTCTTCCTTGGACTCATTGATGTTATATCTCGCCGAAATGATGCTGATTACAAACTAACAATACCACAAAAGAGATTAAGGAAAATCTACAATCGAGTAAGAACAAACCAAACAACTAAAACTGTGCTATCTATTTTAATATTTTTGGTTCTTTTTTCCCTTGTTTTCCAGCCGTGGAGTCCTTACGTAAATGACAATGGGTATATTAATTGGTATAGAGATAATCCATATGACAATTTTAATACATATACATATCTGAAGGAGGAAACGGGAATGATACCTAGATCAAATCCTTATGTTTTGGCACCTAACAACATACCTGAAGTTTATCCAAGAGCTTTAGTTGGTGGCCCCTATCACGTTGGGCAATTTGTCATGGGTGCCCCTTCGCCGGTGTTTTTAAATATAACACTCAGAGATGCAGTAAATAATACTTTTCCATTTATCGCTTCCGGAGGTCATATTGTCTATGTCCCCATGGATTATGCAATTTCGACAATAACTAATGCTGTCTCGTTTGTAAAATCTGGATACCAAAGTATTGTGCAGATAATGGACATTATGTTACTTTCTGGTAAATATGGGATTATGGCAGAGGCAAATGGGACAATTGCTCTTGAAAGAAATTATACTTACCCACCAGCATTGTATATTCCAATGAATCGTTATATTGGCGTAACTCTAGGAGATTCACCAACAGCAAATATTGCCAAAAGTAATTCATTAATTTTTTCAAACATCTCTGCTGGCTCAACTTTGTGGTACGGCGGAACAAACTATTATCCTGGAACTTATAATGACACATTGAATTTTATTTCATATCCAGAATCATACGGTAATATATCTGTAACTGTAATGCTTAATGGAACTGATGTATCTGAAAAATACATTAATATACATAATAATTTAGCTAAAGAATGTCATGATATTTCCTTTAATCAGGTGATAAACAATATCAATTTGAATACCGGGTATTATTATTTCATTATAAAAAGTAATGGATTTACAGGAAAAATAGCTTTTAAAGGAATTAATGAAAAAGAGGTATCTTATAAATGGTAG
- a CDS encoding glycosyltransferase family 4 protein produces MNKILLVGTSFARNGEGVPDMNYTFREDLSKLIDIDSLDIYQASNNYFPGISRFLARNLFLFKSKQFIEKKYIHVMHPNDLCGTVPLINFSKYSERRIVTVHDFYPFIKKFDQSFLLRIDNLFKRKCFDFIPTYDHIFARTDEISNRLEDCYAIKKEKITVQGPIIEEQYFSSKLNDKKNSKVVIGYVNNFNWNKSRMLLKFIETFKKIKSMELELHIYGSGFPFGDQINDDPRIKYYGFLQDSEAAEVMAKFDVYLSTSEFEGFGIPIAKAKALKIPVLCFKGDIPNITKGNTCLWDQNNLKSVIENEEWRNIDLIKAYKDVLCLRPESIVKQTIEVYKKVFL; encoded by the coding sequence ATGAATAAAATACTACTTGTTGGGACGTCATTCGCTAGGAATGGAGAAGGAGTTCCAGATATGAATTATACATTTAGAGAAGATCTTTCGAAACTAATTGACATAGATAGTTTGGACATATATCAAGCTTCAAATAATTATTTTCCAGGTATTTCTAGATTTTTAGCAAGGAATCTCTTTCTTTTCAAATCAAAGCAATTTATAGAAAAAAAATACATTCATGTAATGCACCCAAATGATCTGTGCGGTACAGTTCCATTAATAAATTTTTCAAAATATTCAGAACGAAGAATAGTTACTGTTCATGATTTTTATCCGTTTATCAAAAAATTTGATCAAAGTTTTCTTTTAAGAATTGATAATTTATTTAAAAGAAAGTGCTTTGATTTTATTCCAACATATGACCACATCTTCGCAAGAACCGATGAAATTTCTAACAGATTAGAGGATTGTTATGCTATAAAAAAGGAAAAGATAACAGTTCAAGGTCCAATAATTGAAGAACAATATTTCTCATCTAAGTTAAATGATAAAAAAAACAGTAAAGTAGTCATAGGTTATGTGAACAATTTCAACTGGAATAAATCACGGATGCTATTAAAATTTATAGAAACTTTCAAGAAAATTAAATCAATGGAACTAGAACTTCATATATATGGTTCAGGATTTCCGTTCGGAGATCAAATTAACGACGATCCAAGGATAAAATATTATGGCTTCCTTCAAGATTCAGAAGCAGCTGAAGTTATGGCAAAATTTGATGTTTATCTTTCTACGTCTGAGTTTGAAGGTTTTGGAATACCTATTGCAAAAGCCAAGGCATTGAAAATTCCTGTTTTATGTTTTAAAGGAGATATTCCAAATATAACAAAGGGAAACACATGTCTCTGGGATCAAAATAATCTCAAAAGTGTTATAGAGAATGAAGAGTGGAGAAATATTGATTTAATTAAAGCATACAAAGACGTATTGTGCCTACGGCCCGAATCCATTGTTAAACAAACCATTGAGGTTTATAAAAAGGTTTTCTTATGA
- a CDS encoding glycosyltransferase family 4 protein encodes MREKISKSKELEPPNEKINGINRIGLVGFKYHSSGGGNIHFKNLIPCWESSGIKISSVKSIMGEEFSFLSVFRATIKAMFLRADKFSDISKNDIILSVSPYPMDFILAFRLSHKYKRPLTVYIHHITPSILIHPYRRGTFRVFLNVSYITVLLAFLNHFKIPIFLDNPRTLTKHSMKVFPDFDAIPKVVNSQPPLEKPRGLYDITYIGRIENHKGVMDIIKVVEILIKKYSMPLKVILAGRGEEKYVNKIKKIIKKLDLAKNIILKGFILENEKYELLRNSKVFLFLSYEEGWAISVMEAASMGTPVVAYSLPAYYYLRGNYFPVKVGNIQLCADTVKQILDNYGTVMEKTMKAKECVDSYSYNFIAKQQLIFFSRIAEEYKVSFHE; translated from the coding sequence ATGAGAGAGAAAATATCCAAATCAAAAGAATTAGAACCTCCCAATGAGAAAATAAATGGTATAAATAGGATAGGTTTGGTAGGATTTAAATATCACTCAAGTGGAGGTGGTAATATTCATTTTAAAAATCTAATTCCATGCTGGGAATCATCTGGTATAAAAATATCCTCTGTAAAATCTATAATGGGAGAAGAATTTTCTTTTTTATCAGTTTTTAGGGCAACTATTAAAGCAATGTTCTTGAGAGCGGATAAATTCAGTGATATAAGTAAAAATGATATTATTCTGTCTGTCTCGCCCTATCCAATGGATTTCATTTTGGCATTTCGATTGTCACATAAATATAAAAGGCCTTTAACAGTCTATATTCATCATATAACTCCAAGTATTTTAATTCATCCTTATAGACGTGGAACATTTAGAGTTTTCTTAAATGTATCGTATATTACAGTGCTACTTGCTTTTCTTAATCATTTTAAAATTCCTATTTTTTTGGACAACCCAAGAACATTAACCAAGCATAGTATGAAAGTATTCCCAGATTTTGATGCGATTCCAAAAGTAGTAAACAGTCAACCGCCACTTGAAAAGCCTCGAGGTCTTTATGATATTACTTATATCGGGAGAATCGAAAATCATAAGGGCGTTATGGATATTATCAAGGTGGTAGAAATTTTGATCAAAAAATATTCTATGCCTCTTAAAGTAATTCTAGCTGGAAGAGGTGAAGAAAAGTATGTTAACAAAATTAAAAAAATAATTAAGAAATTAGACCTTGCAAAAAACATAATATTAAAAGGTTTTATATTAGAAAACGAAAAGTATGAGTTACTTAGAAATTCCAAAGTTTTTCTTTTTCTAAGTTATGAAGAGGGTTGGGCAATAAGTGTTATGGAAGCTGCAAGTATGGGCACTCCAGTTGTGGCATATTCACTTCCAGCGTATTATTATCTCAGGGGTAACTATTTTCCCGTCAAGGTTGGAAACATTCAACTCTGTGCAGATACCGTCAAGCAGATACTTGATAATTATGGAACCGTTATGGAAAAGACGATGAAGGCAAAGGAATGTGTTGACAGTTATTCATATAACTTTATAGCGAAACAGCAACTTATATTTTTCAGTAGAATTGCAGAAGAATACAAAGTGAGTTTTCATGAATAA
- a CDS encoding transposase, giving the protein MVYEQAETLIMDRISFMNFLDYPDQYPDARTIWLFIERLSKAGKERIIWNELQRQLELKGIRVKKGSAQDATFITSDLGHVKHEETRSEGKTRRSKDGSFTKNNSKKFFGYKGHTIVDDNIPVPMIRSYAVSTVKDHDTTIDIPKEE; this is encoded by the coding sequence ATGGTTTATGAACAGGCAGAGACACTCATAATGGATAGAATATCATTCATGAACTTTCTTGACTATCCTGATCAGTATCCTGATGCAAGAACCATATGGTTATTCATAGAAAGATTATCAAAAGCAGGAAAGGAACGGATCATATGGAATGAATTACAGAGACAGCTTGAACTGAAAGGAATAAGGGTAAAGAAGGGATCAGCACAGGATGCAACATTCATCACATCAGATCTTGGACATGTGAAACATGAAGAAACAAGATCAGAAGGTAAAACAAGAAGATCAAAGGATGGTTCATTCACAAAGAATAACAGTAAAAAATTTTTTGGATATAAGGGTCATACCATTGTTGATGATAACATTCCTGTTCCAATGATAAGATCCTATGCTGTGTCAACAGTAAAGGATCATGACACAACCATTGATATTCCAAAAGAGGAATAA